The following DNA comes from Nakamurella alba.
GGCTGCCGACGGTGATCCTCGGGCACGTGGATTCCCTTGACGGGCCGGCGGTGTTCTTCCGGCTCCGGGACACCGCGGTCGGTGACAGCGTGGCGGTGGGCCTGCAGGACGGGCGCACCGCGACCTACACGGTCACCGCCGTCGACCGGTACCCGAAGGACGACTTCCCGACCTTCGCCGTCTACGGTGCCACCCCGACCGACACGCTGCGCCTGGTCACCTGCGGCGGCGAGTTCGACCGGGCGGCCGGCAGCTACCTCGACAACATCGTGGTCACGGCGGTGCGCGCGTAGTCCAGCTCCAGGGCAGTTCAGCTCCAGGGCCGGCGCAGCAGGTCGCTGCGCGCCAG
Coding sequences within:
- a CDS encoding class F sortase, with amino-acid sequence MSVPSIGIDEQLIDLGIAADGTAQTPEDYSRAGWFATGGRPGQFGLPTVILGHVDSLDGPAVFFRLRDTAVGDSVAVGLQDGRTATYTVTAVDRYPKDDFPTFAVYGATPTDTLRLVTCGGEFDRAAGSYLDNIVVTAVRA